The following are encoded in a window of Pseudalgibacter alginicilyticus genomic DNA:
- a CDS encoding AIPR family protein, producing MKTNHQIIVQTLVEQKNAELYPEIKVDDFFHIYSTEQILKDYDLNYEEIEKGTTEGGGDGGIDGIYTFVNGELIQSVDDLIDTKKNALLELIIIQSKFTNGFSETAIEKCNSSAKDLFDLSKDIDTLRTVYNGQLIKNVKIFREQYKKLISKFPTLKIQYFYCTKGIEVHPNTERKTEFLKETLVNLFSDADLTFEFITAQRLLEISRKEQTRVKQLILNDNPISTSDEGYIAIASIKSYYDFITNENSKLLKYFFDANVRDYQGTVEVNKGIRQTLENPAEEDFWWLNNGITITVNKATYSGKTLTIEDPQIVNGLQTSFEIYNYFTINYEREENRNVLIRVITTKSEKSRLKVIRATNSQTKVPLASLRATEEIHRDLEDYLLTKGFFYDRRKNYYKNNGKPINSIISISYLGQAIMAMVLQEPDYARARPSSLLKNDSDYTRVFTNKYPIETYANCIRIQKLVELKMKESSLNFSTSQIGDIKYHIAMYLVSLITIKEKPTAKEISEIEVENITDKKCNEAIEDVFVLYDSLGGTNAIAKGKELVNELKELIIEKITAGNTVYN from the coding sequence ATGAAAACAAATCATCAAATAATAGTTCAGACATTAGTTGAACAAAAAAATGCTGAATTATACCCAGAAATAAAAGTAGACGACTTTTTTCATATATATTCAACAGAGCAAATACTTAAGGACTATGATTTGAACTACGAGGAAATAGAAAAAGGAACTACAGAAGGTGGTGGAGATGGAGGTATCGATGGTATTTATACTTTTGTAAACGGAGAACTCATTCAATCAGTTGATGATTTAATAGATACTAAAAAAAATGCTCTTTTGGAGCTAATAATAATTCAATCTAAATTCACAAATGGTTTCTCAGAAACTGCAATTGAAAAATGCAATTCATCAGCTAAAGACCTATTTGACTTATCAAAAGACATTGATACATTAAGAACTGTTTACAATGGTCAATTAATAAAAAATGTAAAAATATTCAGGGAACAATATAAAAAATTGATAAGTAAATTTCCTACTTTAAAAATTCAATATTTTTATTGTACCAAAGGAATTGAAGTTCATCCAAACACCGAAAGAAAAACTGAATTCCTCAAAGAAACTTTAGTTAATTTATTTTCAGATGCCGACTTAACTTTTGAATTTATAACTGCGCAACGTTTATTAGAAATATCAAGAAAAGAACAAACGAGAGTTAAACAACTAATTTTAAATGATAACCCTATCTCAACATCAGATGAAGGTTATATTGCAATTGCTTCAATTAAATCATATTATGATTTCATAACAAATGAAAATAGCAAGTTATTAAAATATTTTTTTGACGCAAATGTTAGAGATTATCAAGGAACTGTTGAAGTAAATAAAGGCATTAGGCAAACGTTAGAAAACCCAGCTGAAGAAGATTTTTGGTGGTTAAATAATGGTATAACAATAACGGTCAACAAAGCAACATATTCTGGAAAAACATTAACTATCGAAGACCCACAAATTGTAAATGGATTACAGACCTCTTTCGAAATTTATAATTACTTTACTATCAATTATGAAAGGGAGGAAAATAGAAATGTTTTAATACGCGTAATAACTACAAAATCTGAAAAAAGTAGACTTAAAGTTATTCGAGCGACAAATAGTCAAACTAAAGTTCCTTTAGCTTCATTGAGAGCTACTGAAGAAATTCACAGAGATTTAGAGGATTACTTATTAACAAAAGGTTTCTTCTATGATAGACGTAAAAATTATTATAAAAACAACGGAAAACCAATTAACAGCATAATTAGCATTTCATATTTAGGTCAAGCAATTATGGCAATGGTTTTACAAGAACCTGATTATGCTAGAGCACGTCCTTCTTCACTTTTAAAAAATGATAGTGATTACACAAGAGTATTTACAAATAAATACCCAATTGAAACCTATGCTAATTGCATAAGAATTCAAAAATTAGTTGAGTTAAAAATGAAAGAGTCTAGTTTGAATTTTTCAACTTCACAAATAGGAGATATTAAATATCATATTGCTATGTATTTAGTTTCACTTATTACAATTAAAGAAAAACCGACAGCAAAAGAAATTTCTGAAATTGAAGTGGAAAACATAACTGATAAAAAGTGCAATGAAGCAATTGAAGATGTTTTTGTCTTGTATGATTCACTTGGTGGAACAAATGCAATTGCAAAAGGAAAAGAATTAGTTAATGAACTAAAAGAATTAATAATTGAAAAAATTACTGCAGGTAACACCGTGTATA
- a CDS encoding M48 family metallopeptidase, with amino-acid sequence MTANILFFIIIAIIIINFIIDKILDALNAKHFNDALPEELQNVYDTEDYQKSQRYKKTNYKFGLLTSTFSILLTLGFLIFDGFEFVDNIARSYSDHPIIIALIFFGIIMIGSDIITTPFSYYSTFVIEEKFGFNKTTIKTFFLDKVKGWLMMATVGGSILALIIWFYQITGNSFWLYAWGLVTVFTLFMNMFYSKLIVPLFNKQTPLEAGSLRDKISEYATSVGFKLDKIFVIDGSKRSTKANAYFSGFGSEKRVTLYDTLINDLDDDEIVAVLAHEVGHYKKKHIIFNLFASILLTGLTLYILSLFISNPLLSNAIGVEIPSFHIGLIAFGMLYSPISEITGLIMNLFSRKFEYQADDYAKNTYKAEPLISSLKKLSKNSLSNLTPHPAYVFMHYSHPTLLKRIQNLKR; translated from the coding sequence ATGACAGCAAACATTCTTTTTTTCATCATTATAGCCATAATTATTATCAATTTTATCATTGACAAAATATTAGATGCTTTAAATGCTAAACATTTTAATGATGCCCTTCCTGAAGAATTACAAAATGTTTATGATACTGAAGACTACCAAAAATCGCAACGCTATAAAAAGACTAATTATAAATTTGGATTACTCACTTCCACATTTTCTATCCTGCTAACTTTAGGGTTTTTAATTTTTGATGGCTTTGAGTTTGTTGATAATATAGCAAGAAGCTATAGTGACCACCCCATTATAATTGCCTTAATATTCTTTGGCATTATTATGATTGGAAGCGATATTATAACTACACCTTTTTCGTATTATAGTACTTTTGTTATTGAAGAAAAATTTGGTTTTAACAAAACCACCATTAAAACTTTCTTTTTAGACAAGGTAAAAGGCTGGCTCATGATGGCTACTGTTGGCGGTAGTATTCTGGCTTTAATTATTTGGTTTTATCAAATAACGGGCAACTCTTTTTGGTTATATGCTTGGGGACTGGTTACCGTATTTACGTTGTTTATGAATATGTTTTATTCTAAATTAATTGTACCACTATTTAATAAACAAACGCCATTAGAAGCAGGAAGTTTAAGAGATAAAATTTCAGAATATGCTACAAGCGTCGGTTTTAAATTAGACAAAATTTTTGTAATCGATGGCTCCAAACGCAGCACCAAAGCCAATGCATATTTTTCTGGTTTTGGAAGTGAAAAACGTGTCACGCTTTACGATACTTTGATTAATGATTTAGATGATGATGAAATTGTGGCTGTTTTAGCGCATGAAGTGGGGCATTATAAAAAGAAGCATATTATTTTTAACCTGTTTGCCTCTATTTTATTAACAGGATTAACGCTTTATATTTTATCGTTGTTTATTTCTAATCCCTTATTATCAAATGCCATAGGTGTTGAAATTCCTAGTTTTCATATTGGATTGATAGCTTTTGGAATGCTCTACTCGCCTATTTCAGAAATTACAGGACTCATTATGAACCTATTTTCAAGAAAATTTGAATACCAAGCCGATGATTATGCAAAAAACACCTATAAAGCTGAACCTTTGATTAGCTCGCTTAAAAAACTCTCTAAAAATAGTTTGAGTAATTTAACACCACATCCAGCCTATGTTTTTATGCATTATTCGCATCCAACATTGTTAAAACGCATACAGAATTTAAAAAGGTAA
- a CDS encoding TrmH family RNA methyltransferase, giving the protein MSKQITSIQNPFIKQLAQLKDKSRERKKTGTFLIEGAREISLAVKGGYKLETVLYYPELFSEYQLSDLKAKIKTSSTEALINIIEISKEVYQKLAYRDTTEGVLAIAKSKTHHLNTLKFSTETPLILVAEAPEKPGNIGAILRTADAANVDAVIIANPKTDLYNPNIIRSSVGCIFTNQITTGNTTEIIQFLKSENIHIYAAILQESVAYHTQDFTKPTAIVVGTEATGLSNEWRTHATKNIIIPMQGEIDSMNVSVAAGILIFEAKRQRGFK; this is encoded by the coding sequence ATGAGCAAACAAATTACCAGCATACAAAACCCCTTTATCAAACAACTCGCACAGTTAAAAGACAAGTCGCGAGAACGCAAAAAAACCGGCACTTTTTTAATTGAAGGTGCTCGAGAAATTTCATTAGCCGTTAAGGGAGGCTACAAATTAGAAACCGTATTGTATTATCCTGAATTATTTTCAGAATATCAGCTAAGCGATTTAAAAGCCAAAATAAAAACCAGCTCCACAGAAGCTCTAATCAACATTATTGAAATATCCAAAGAGGTCTATCAAAAATTAGCATATAGAGATACTACCGAAGGCGTTTTAGCCATTGCAAAAAGTAAAACACATCATTTAAATACTTTAAAATTCAGTACTGAAACCCCATTGATTTTAGTTGCCGAAGCACCTGAAAAACCGGGAAATATTGGTGCTATTTTAAGAACTGCAGATGCTGCCAATGTAGATGCTGTTATTATTGCCAATCCCAAAACAGATTTGTACAATCCTAATATTATCCGCTCTAGTGTGGGGTGCATATTTACAAATCAAATTACAACAGGAAATACCACCGAAATAATTCAATTCTTAAAGTCGGAAAACATTCATATTTATGCAGCTATTTTGCAAGAGTCTGTGGCCTATCATACCCAAGACTTTACAAAACCAACTGCTATTGTTGTTGGTACAGAAGCAACTGGTTTGAGCAATGAGTGGCGTACACATGCTACAAAAAATATTATTATACCTATGCAAGGTGAAATAGATTCAATGAATGTATCCGTTGCAGCAGGAATTCTTATTTTTGAAGCGAAAAGACAGCGAGGTTTTAAATAA
- a CDS encoding DUF6503 family protein translates to MKKIILLTLAISIFACKNKTTTTVVTEEENISIAPNRYPENLIKIFDAHGGLDTWKSMKSLEFTMPKESGNEITTTNLQSRKSLIETPSHALGYNGKDVWLLNKEDKPYKGKPKFYYNLMFYFYAMPFILADDGINYKEAEPLVFEGKTYPGIGISYDAGIGESPEDEYVLYYNPETFKMAWLGYTVTFFTNEKAKELHFRRYSDWQDVNGLLLPKTMVSYNYENNLPTTARGENEFINVKVSKEKPEDALFDIPEEGAEVIE, encoded by the coding sequence ATGAAAAAAATTATCCTTTTAACTTTAGCTATTTCAATATTTGCTTGTAAAAATAAAACAACAACAACAGTTGTTACAGAAGAAGAAAATATAAGTATAGCACCCAATAGATATCCAGAAAATTTAATAAAAATATTTGATGCTCATGGTGGTTTAGATACTTGGAAGTCTATGAAATCGTTAGAGTTTACCATGCCTAAAGAGAGTGGAAACGAAATAACTACAACAAATCTGCAAAGTAGAAAGTCGCTAATTGAAACTCCAAGCCATGCTTTAGGCTATAATGGAAAAGATGTATGGTTGCTTAATAAAGAAGACAAGCCTTATAAAGGAAAACCAAAGTTTTATTACAACCTTATGTTTTATTTTTATGCAATGCCTTTTATTTTGGCTGATGATGGTATTAATTACAAAGAAGCAGAACCTTTAGTGTTTGAAGGTAAAACCTACCCTGGTATTGGTATTTCTTATGATGCTGGTATTGGTGAGTCACCAGAAGATGAGTACGTTCTGTATTATAATCCAGAAACTTTTAAAATGGCGTGGTTGGGCTATACGGTTACTTTTTTTACTAATGAAAAAGCTAAAGAATTACATTTTAGACGTTATAGTGATTGGCAAGATGTAAACGGTTTATTATTGCCAAAAACAATGGTAAGTTATAACTATGAAAATAATTTGCCTACTACAGCTCGTGGTGAAAATGAATTTATAAACGTAAAAGTTTCTAAAGAAAAACCTGAGGATGCACTTTTTGATATTCCAGAAGAAGGTGCTGAAGTGATAGAGTAG
- a CDS encoding amidohydrolase family protein, which produces MKLFNIYITLACLLLFVSIHAQQTPAKKQTKAISIEGATAHLGNGELIENALIMFEDGKITFIGSAMTKIARIGNIINAQGKHIYPGFIVPNSTLGLVEIDAVKASDDDSEFGSWNPHIRSLIAYNAESKIVESMRPNGVLIGQITPRGGRISGTSSVVQFDAWNWEDAAIKVDDGIHMNWPNTFIRNQINSKYAEQIIEITNNFNNAKAYLKENQPVKNLPYEALKGLFDGTKKLYINADDEKSIIDAINFSNQNEIKHLVIVGGREAYKVADKLKDNQVSVILNRTLSLPENTDDDYNLPLKVAKPLVDNGVLVALQVAGGRMERMNSRNLPFYAGTTVAHGLTKEQALQLITSNPAKILGINDLYGTLEVGKSATLFISEGDALDMRTNLLTHAFIDGRLISLETHQTELWKRYSEKYNNQ; this is translated from the coding sequence ATGAAATTATTCAATATATATATTACACTCGCATGCCTATTACTTTTTGTGTCAATTCATGCCCAACAAACACCTGCAAAAAAACAAACAAAAGCAATTTCTATTGAAGGAGCTACGGCACATTTAGGAAATGGAGAGCTAATTGAAAACGCGCTTATCATGTTTGAGGACGGCAAAATTACTTTTATTGGTAGTGCCATGACTAAAATAGCACGTATTGGCAATATTATTAATGCTCAAGGAAAACATATTTATCCAGGCTTTATTGTTCCAAATTCAACGCTTGGTTTAGTTGAAATAGATGCCGTTAAAGCATCTGATGATGACTCTGAGTTTGGAAGCTGGAACCCACATATTAGAAGTTTGATTGCCTATAATGCAGAATCTAAAATTGTAGAATCTATGAGGCCAAACGGTGTTTTGATAGGGCAAATTACACCACGAGGTGGGCGTATTTCTGGAACATCTTCTGTTGTTCAATTTGATGCATGGAATTGGGAAGATGCAGCAATTAAAGTAGATGACGGTATACATATGAATTGGCCAAATACCTTTATCAGAAATCAGATAAATAGCAAATATGCTGAACAAATTATTGAAATAACCAATAACTTTAACAATGCAAAAGCCTATTTAAAAGAAAATCAACCCGTTAAAAATCTTCCCTATGAAGCCCTAAAAGGCTTATTTGATGGAACAAAAAAACTATATATAAACGCAGATGACGAAAAAAGCATTATCGATGCTATTAATTTTTCAAATCAAAATGAAATCAAACATTTAGTTATTGTTGGGGGCCGAGAGGCTTATAAAGTTGCTGATAAATTAAAAGACAACCAAGTTTCTGTTATTTTAAACCGTACACTTAGCTTACCTGAAAACACTGATGATGACTACAATTTGCCATTGAAAGTAGCTAAACCATTAGTAGACAACGGTGTTTTAGTTGCTTTGCAAGTAGCTGGAGGACGTATGGAACGCATGAATTCCAGGAATTTGCCTTTTTATGCAGGAACTACTGTTGCCCATGGTTTGACTAAAGAACAAGCTTTGCAATTAATTACGTCTAATCCTGCTAAAATTTTAGGAATAAATGATTTGTATGGCACTTTAGAAGTTGGGAAAAGTGCTACCCTTTTTATCTCAGAAGGTGACGCTTTAGATATGCGAACAAATTTACTTACACACGCTTTTATTGATGGACGTCTAATAAGTTTAGAAACTCATCAAACTGAATTATGGAAACGATACTCTGAAAAATATAATAATCAGTAA
- a CDS encoding amidohydrolase family protein encodes MKKNVWFIVLLFSIATNAQEYFPKNDGVKTTNTNYTAITNAKIFVTPTQIIEKGTLLIKDGKIIDSGTEVTIPKNTTVFNLDGKSIYPSFIDIFSDFGVEKPKRAPSSSQSQYDASRTGYYWNDHIMPENEAFSKFNFDSQKAKELLNAGFGVVNTHIQDGIHRGTGTLVALNNKDGNEIRIIKQNSAQYLSLSRSLASRQVYPGSIMGRIALLKQLYLDADWYAKGLSKTKDLSLEALNRNKDLVQIFDAGSKTNALRADKIGDQFGIQYIILGGGDEYERIAEIKKTNASFIIPINFRDAYDVENSFLTNSLSLSDMRAWNQEPSNPKILAANGINFALTTHELKSPSEFKNKLIKAIESGFSKEKALEALTVIPAKLLGQSSNIGSLNNGAFANFLITNGDIFDKKTILYENWVQGQQNIITTMNTKDILGDYEFSLSDATFKLSIQGDTGKLKSKITSDDKTLGSKISYDDIWLQITMTELDTTSQSFIRIRAYAEKDKSLVGTAVFSNGSETSFLAKKINKETKEDIDDKMSTEKNTTSIPESVAITYPNMAYGFKTLPKQETLLFKNATVWTSEKEGILKNTDVLIKNGKIAKIGSNISDASAKIIDATGKHLTAGIIDEHSHIGTDSVNENGQNSSAEVSIEDVIDAEDINVYRDLAGGVTTIQILHGSANPIGGQSAIVKLKWGESADNYIYDNSPKFIKFALGENVKQSRYSNGVRFPQSRMGVEQVYIDYFTRAKEYDKLKKSGKPYRKDLEMEVLSEILNKERFITCHSYVQSEINMLMKVAEKFNFKINTFTHILEGYKVADKMAEHGVGGSTFSDWWAYKFEVNDAIPYNASIMHHAGVTVAINSDDAETSRRLNQEAGKTIKYGGMSEEEAWQFITLNPAKLLHIDNRVGSIKVGKDADIVLWSDHPMSIYAKAEKTIIEGATYFDLERDTMMREEIKKEKAELINQMLKAKNRGLKTQPIKKKVKELMHCDHIDHDHN; translated from the coding sequence ATGAAAAAAAACGTATGGTTCATTGTATTATTATTTTCAATAGCTACTAACGCCCAAGAGTATTTCCCTAAAAATGATGGTGTAAAAACTACAAACACAAATTACACCGCAATTACAAATGCAAAAATATTCGTTACACCTACTCAGATTATTGAAAAAGGAACTTTATTGATTAAAGACGGAAAAATAATTGATTCTGGCACAGAAGTAACTATCCCCAAAAACACAACCGTTTTTAATTTAGATGGCAAAAGTATTTACCCATCGTTTATAGATATATTCTCAGATTTTGGAGTTGAAAAACCAAAACGAGCTCCAAGTAGTTCCCAATCACAATACGATGCCAGCAGAACTGGTTATTATTGGAATGACCATATTATGCCTGAAAATGAAGCCTTTTCAAAATTCAATTTCGATTCACAAAAAGCAAAAGAATTATTAAATGCTGGTTTTGGCGTGGTTAACACACATATTCAAGATGGTATACACCGAGGTACAGGAACACTTGTAGCATTAAACAATAAAGATGGAAATGAAATACGTATTATTAAACAAAATTCGGCACAATATTTATCACTCAGCCGAAGTTTGGCATCAAGACAGGTATACCCTGGATCCATCATGGGGCGCATAGCACTACTAAAACAACTATACTTAGATGCTGATTGGTATGCTAAAGGATTAAGTAAAACTAAAGATTTATCTTTAGAAGCTTTAAATAGAAATAAAGACTTGGTTCAAATTTTTGACGCTGGCAGTAAAACGAATGCCTTAAGAGCCGATAAAATTGGGGATCAATTTGGCATTCAATATATAATTTTAGGTGGAGGAGATGAATACGAACGTATTGCTGAAATAAAAAAAACAAATGCATCTTTTATAATTCCTATAAATTTTCGAGATGCTTATGATGTTGAAAATAGTTTTTTAACAAACTCATTATCATTAAGCGATATGAGAGCTTGGAATCAAGAACCAAGCAACCCTAAAATTTTAGCTGCAAACGGTATCAATTTTGCATTAACAACTCATGAATTAAAATCACCAAGTGAATTTAAAAACAAATTAATTAAAGCTATTGAAAGCGGTTTTTCTAAAGAAAAAGCCCTAGAAGCACTTACTGTTATTCCTGCAAAATTGTTAGGTCAATCGTCTAATATAGGCTCTTTAAACAATGGAGCTTTTGCTAATTTTTTAATTACTAATGGTGATATTTTTGACAAAAAAACCATCCTCTATGAAAATTGGGTTCAGGGACAACAAAATATAATCACCACTATGAATACCAAAGACATTTTAGGTGATTATGAATTTAGCTTATCTGATGCAACTTTCAAATTATCCATACAAGGTGACACAGGAAAACTTAAATCTAAAATAACGAGTGATGACAAAACTTTGGGTTCTAAAATTAGTTATGATGATATTTGGCTACAAATCACAATGACTGAATTAGATACTACTTCACAAAGTTTTATTAGAATACGTGCTTACGCCGAAAAAGATAAATCTCTTGTAGGTACAGCTGTTTTTTCCAACGGAAGCGAAACCTCTTTTTTAGCTAAAAAAATTAATAAAGAAACCAAAGAGGATATCGATGACAAAATGAGCACAGAGAAAAACACAACATCTATCCCTGAATCTGTAGCTATAACCTATCCTAATATGGCTTATGGATTTAAAACACTTCCAAAGCAAGAAACACTACTTTTTAAAAATGCAACAGTTTGGACCAGTGAAAAAGAAGGTATTTTAAAAAACACGGATGTACTAATTAAAAATGGAAAAATAGCAAAAATTGGCAGTAATATCTCGGATGCTAGTGCTAAAATTATTGACGCTACAGGCAAACATTTAACGGCTGGAATAATTGACGAACACTCTCATATTGGAACAGATTCTGTAAATGAAAATGGACAAAATTCATCTGCCGAGGTTAGTATTGAAGATGTTATTGATGCCGAAGACATTAATGTTTACAGAGACCTTGCTGGTGGCGTTACAACCATTCAAATATTACATGGTTCTGCAAACCCTATTGGTGGGCAATCTGCCATTGTAAAATTAAAGTGGGGCGAATCTGCAGATAATTATATCTATGACAATTCACCAAAGTTTATCAAATTTGCTTTAGGAGAAAATGTAAAACAATCGAGGTACTCAAACGGAGTTCGTTTTCCTCAATCAAGAATGGGGGTTGAACAAGTATACATAGATTATTTTACACGCGCAAAAGAATATGATAAGTTAAAAAAAAGTGGTAAACCATATAGAAAGGACTTAGAAATGGAAGTGCTTTCTGAAATTTTAAATAAAGAACGTTTTATTACTTGTCACTCCTACGTACAAAGTGAAATAAATATGCTTATGAAAGTTGCTGAAAAATTCAACTTCAAGATTAATACATTCACTCATATTTTAGAAGGCTATAAAGTAGCTGATAAAATGGCTGAACACGGCGTTGGGGGTTCTACCTTTAGCGATTGGTGGGCATACAAATTTGAAGTTAATGATGCCATACCTTATAATGCATCAATAATGCATCATGCGGGTGTAACTGTAGCCATTAATAGTGATGATGCCGAAACCTCTCGACGATTAAATCAAGAAGCTGGAAAAACTATTAAATATGGTGGTATGAGTGAAGAAGAAGCATGGCAATTTATAACATTAAACCCTGCTAAATTACTTCATATTGATAATCGTGTAGGAAGCATTAAAGTTGGCAAAGATGCTGATATTGTATTATGGTCAGACCACCCAATGTCTATTTACGCAAAAGCAGAAAAAACAATTATTGAAGGAGCAACATACTTTGATTTAGAACGCGATACAATGATGCGAGAAGAAATTAAAAAAGAAAAAGCAGAATTAATAAATCAAATGCTCAAAGCAAAAAATAGAGGTTTAAAAACGCAACCCATAAAGAAAAAAGTAAAAGAATTAATGCATTGCGACCATATAGATCATGACCATAACTAA
- a CDS encoding DUF3810 domain-containing protein produces the protein MLKNKKIIIALSLIPQYLLVKYLAQFPVFIETYYSNGIYPYISKIFRYVLGWIPFSFGDLVYAFAIIYILRWLYTNRKRVLKDTKNWLIDICCALAIVYFAFHLFWGMNYYRLPLNVNLGLEADYNTEQLVSVTEKLITKANSLHHLLAKNDSLKVDIPYNKETILKMAPDGYDALKKEFPHLEYHPRSVKKSLFSYPLTYMGFSGYLNPLTNEAQVDALIPTYKFPTTTSHEMAHQLGYAAENEANFIGCLAAINHPDIYFEYAGHAFALRFCLNEIYKRDEALYEITVKKVNYGILENYKEVRTFWEAHQNPAEPYFKLFYSNFLKANKQSKGMESYSYVVALLTNYFNER, from the coding sequence ATGCTAAAAAACAAAAAAATAATCATAGCGCTTTCCTTGATTCCTCAATACTTATTAGTTAAATATTTAGCGCAATTCCCTGTATTTATTGAAACCTATTATAGCAATGGAATTTACCCTTATATTTCAAAAATTTTCAGGTATGTTCTGGGGTGGATCCCATTTTCATTTGGAGATTTGGTATATGCTTTTGCCATTATTTATATTTTAAGATGGTTATATACGAATAGAAAACGAGTTTTAAAAGACACTAAAAATTGGCTTATAGACATATGCTGTGCTTTGGCAATTGTTTATTTTGCATTTCATTTGTTTTGGGGGATGAATTATTACCGATTACCACTCAATGTTAATTTAGGGCTTGAAGCAGATTATAATACAGAACAACTGGTTTCTGTAACTGAAAAACTGATAACAAAAGCTAATTCATTACACCATTTATTAGCAAAAAACGACAGTTTAAAAGTTGATATACCCTACAACAAAGAAACCATATTAAAAATGGCACCTGATGGCTACGATGCATTAAAAAAAGAATTTCCGCATTTAGAATACCATCCAAGAAGTGTAAAAAAATCATTATTTAGCTATCCTCTTACTTATATGGGTTTTAGTGGTTATTTAAACCCACTTACTAATGAAGCCCAAGTAGATGCTCTGATTCCGACATATAAATTCCCCACAACAACTTCGCACGAAATGGCCCATCAATTGGGTTACGCTGCTGAAAATGAAGCTAATTTTATTGGATGCTTAGCTGCTATTAATCATCCTGACATTTACTTTGAATATGCTGGTCATGCATTTGCATTACGCTTTTGCTTAAATGAAATTTACAAACGTGATGAAGCGCTTTATGAAATTACCGTAAAAAAAGTTAACTACGGAATTTTAGAAAACTATAAAGAAGTGCGTACATTCTGGGAAGCCCATCAAAATCCTGCTGAACCTTACTTTAAATTATTTTATAGTAACTTTTTAAAAGCGAACAAACAAAGTAAAGGAATGGAAAGTTATAGTTATGTTGTAGCACTATTAACTAACTATTTTAATGAAAGATAA